The genomic window CCGAACTGAAGGCGATGCTGCCGCCGGCAGATCGGAGGTCGGAAGTCGGAGGCCAGAGGTCTGACTTCTGTCCTTTGTCGTCTGTCGTCTGTCCTCTGCAGCTTCAGGCGTTTCTGGTTTTGATGGAGGCTCTTCTTCGGCAGACACTGCCGGTCTCGCTTCGGCCTGTCCCCCGCCCCGCTGAATAACCGTGGGTTCATCCTCTGCAGTAGGTGCGCCGTTTATTCCACGGGGCGAGGCGGCAACCGTAAGGATGCGCTGGCCGACGCTGAGTTTGTCGCCTTCCTTGACATGGATTTTGGTGATAACACCCGCGACGGTGGAAGGAATAGGCGCAACGGCCTTTTCATTCTCCAACTCCAGAAGAGTTTGATTCAGTTCAATCCGGTCGCCTTCCTTGACCAAAAGGCTGACCACGGTGCCGGAATCCGCACCTTCACCAAGTTTGGGTAACTTCACGTCCATAAAAATCAAGCTGTCGCCATCCGCGAACACTCGCGGAAAAGAAGAAATTGGGAAAGCAGAAAGCAGAAATCCATACAAGATTCAAAAAGCAGGTGGCAGCCGTTCGCCAATTCAAAGGAGGAGATTAACAGCGAACCATTCAGATTCAAACCGCGAACCACACGAACTACGCGAACGGAATTCCTGAAAAACTTTTTGCTTATTTGGCGTATTTCGCGGTTAATTTCTGTTTTCAAACGCGGGGCAAACGCTAAAGGAAGGCAAGACCAGTGTCATCAGGAAAGAGCCGAAGGCGAAGTTTCGTTCGGCATAGAGGGCCTAACGACCCATTTTCTGAAACCATTCTTACGAAGCCGTATTCCGTCCGCCTTTTGCTCGGCTCAACAAATGGTCCACACTCCATGAACCGCCACCCGCGACCGCCAGGTAGAGAAACACAAAGCTGTACAACACTGCCAATTCACCGCCGTTTACCAAGGGCAAGAACCCGCGTGACGCATGTGCCATGAAGTAAGCCACGGCCATCTCGCCCGACAGAATGAATGCGACGAACCGGGTGGATAGGCCAAGCAGAATAAACAGACCTCCGAAGAACTCGAGCACCCCGGCCACGCCCATCACCGATAACAGAACGAACGGCGCAGGATGCTGGCTTAAAGGTATGCCAAATAACTTTTGGCTTCCATGCTGCGTGAAGAGCAACGCCAGCGCGATTCGCATTATGCCAAGCACACGTGGCGACCATTGCGCGGAAAGAGAGTTTAGATTAGTCATAGGCGCTCTGATAACAGAAAGGTCCGTTTGGAACCAAGCGCGATGATACGCCCAACAACCAATCTAGATTGTCTGAAGTTATTCAGGGCTAGCGAGACAAGCGCCTGAGCAAGCTCCACGCCCAAAAACATAGGGCGGCGGTCGCGACGGTGAGGAGAAGAAACACGGGGTCCGTCGCCAGGTGCGACCCTTCCGCGAATATACGCCAGACATGCGCCAAGGTGATCAATCCAAAAACCGTGCCGGTGGTTATGAGATATGCCTTCATCAGAATTGTGTCTCTGTGTTTAACGGATGGCGAGGACGCTCCGCGCGACTACCTCAAACAAAAGTTCAGACTGCCCTCCGCGCTCCGGTCCTTCCCATCCTTTGGTGGTTAGCACCCCACCCGCCTGCGGGGCGTGGCAATAACTCGATAAGCTGACTTGCGCTGAGCGCGTGCATGCGGTTCCATTAGTGGCGACGGGCGGCGGCACGTAAACCGGCCTGCCATTGGTGTCATCAAAACCCGTTGGTTAGCTTGGTTCCGCAGCCGCCGTGCAAGTCACTGGTGAGAACCCACGGCCTGACCGCCGCGCGTTCATCCCGCTCAGGAGATTGCTCCACTTGCTGCTTTGACGCTGCGGGCCGTCCGCCCCTCACCAACACCGGATCAACGAAAGGAACAGTATGAGTCCACGCTACAAAGGCAAAAAGAAAATCCCGTCCGTTTCCAAAACCGCTCCCAGCCTGCCCGTCCTCCAGCCCCACGCGGCGGGCATTGACATCGGCGCCCGCGAAATCTACGTCGCGGTGCCGCTCAACCGCGACCCCAAACCGGTGCGCGCCTTCGCCACCTTCACCGACGACCTGCAGGCGTTGCGCGACTGGCTCAAGGCCTGTGGCGTCACCGCCGTCGCCATGGAATCCACGTCCGTCTATTGGATTCCGCTCTTCCAAATCCTGGAAGCCGCCGGGATCGAGGTCTGTCTGGTCAACGCCCGCCATTGCAAGAACCTGCCCGGCCGCAAGACCGACGTGCAGGATTGCCAGTGGCTCCAATACCTCCACTCCGTCGGCCTGCTGCGCGGCAGCTTCCGCCCGCCCGAAACCGTCTGCGCCCTGCGCTCCCTGCTGCGCCATCGCGACGGGCTGGTGCGCGCCGCCGCCACCTGTGTCCACCGCCTCCACAAGGCGCTCACGCAAATGAACCTGCAACTCCAACACGTCATCGCCGATGTGACGGGCGTCACCGGTCTGGCTATTCTGGAGGCCATCCTCGCCGGTGAACGCGACCCCTCACGCTGGCCAAACTCAAGGACGGACGCATTCGCGCCAGCACCACACGATCGCCAAGAGCCTGCGGGGCGACTGGCGGGCGGAACATCTCTTCACGCTCCGCCAGACGCTGGGCACCTGGAAACATTATCAGGGGCAGATCACCGCCTGCGACGAGGAAATCGCCCGCCGGCGCCAGGGCTTTGCCGCCAAGGTGGATGTGGCCGCGCAACCGCTGCCCGCGCGCACCCGCACGCATAAATCGCCGCAGAAGAACGAGCCTCGTTTCGCGGCCCGGCAGGAACTCTACCGCACCTGCGGCGTGGACATGACCCAGGTGCCGGGCATGCAGAGCGGCACGGCGCTGGTGCTGGTGGCGGAACTGGGCCCGGACTTTGCGCAACGCTTTCCCACCGCCAAACACTTCGGCTCGTGGCTCGGGCTCTGTCCGGACAACCGGATCACCGGCGGCAAGATCATGAGTTCCTCCACGCGGGATGTGAAAAGCTGGGCGGCGACCGCCTTGCGCCTGGCCGCGCAGTGCCTGAACTCCGCGCAGAATTACTTTGGCGACCGCTACCGCCGCTGGAAGGCGCGCTTGGGAACGCCCAAGGCGATCACCGCCATGGCGCACAAACTGGCCCGCATCCTCTGGCATCTCTTCAAATACCGGGAAGCCTTCAACCCGGAAGTGTTCCGGAAGGAGGAGGAAAAGATGCAGCGCAAGAAACTCGCCCGCCTCCACAACTCCGCCGCCGCCCTCGGCCTCAAACTCGTCCCCGCCCAATGACTTACCCCATCAGCTTATCAGGAGGCCGACGGTTTATCATCATGCTTCTCATCCAAATCCTCATAACCAACGTCTCCGGCCAAACCCTCGACGATGGAAAAACGATGGGCCATGCACGCGCAAAAAATGCCAGCCGGAACACTCAAAACAATCAGACACAAAGCAATCAAATGTCTCCACGAGCCATCTGCCTGTCCCAAAAAACTCATGCCGCCAAGAGCCAACATCAGCGCTGCGAAAACTCCGCAAGCAAGCCGGTGCAGCCACAACGGTAAATAGTGATTGCGAACAAATGGTCGGCGCATAGTCGGCCTAGTCAGTATGGCTTTCGCTGGGAGCGAGAGCGGTGTCTGCTCTCCGGAGTAAGCGTGGGTTGCGAACCGAGGTGAATCGGGTTGCCGAGCCACAAGTTGTGGGACTCGCGCCCAAGACAACCGAAATGACCGAACGAACAGACACCATGAAGACCTACATACTCCGTGAGCCAAAAACTGTCGAGCCGCAAAAACACCAACCCAATCCCATCCCCCCTCCCCGCCGCCACGCTCCCGCCGTGCCGCCGCCGAAATGTCCGGGCTGCGGGCAGACGATGAGGCTGATCGGGACGGTGGCGCGCAAGCCGCCGTAAGCAGGGGCAACGTGAATCGTGAATCGTGAATCGTGAAACGGGCGCCGCGCGAAAACTGCGCGGGCGCGCGGCTGGGGCGGTGTCGGCGCGACGCGCAAAAACCGGCGCCGGAGGGCGGCGCGACGCGGGGGCGCGGGGCCAAACCGGACGGCGAACCGAAAAAACCGCGGCGGGCCGGCGCGGGTGAGGGGATCAGGGCCGCGGCCGCGCTCCGTCCGCGCGGACTGGCAGGCGACGGGAGGCAAAAGCAAAAGGCAAGGCAGAACGATGCACGAACCTTCGACGGGCGGGTTCAACCCCGGATGGAAAGGACGCTCCGCGCGATCACCTCACACAGCAAGGCCACGCCCCCTCCGCGCTCCGGTCCTTCCCATCCTTTGGTGATTAGGCGTTCGGCTCATAAACTGGATGCTC from Verrucomicrobiota bacterium includes these protein-coding regions:
- a CDS encoding DoxX family protein, producing the protein MTNLNSLSAQWSPRVLGIMRIALALLFTQHGSQKLFGIPLSQHPAPFVLLSVMGVAGVLEFFGGLFILLGLSTRFVAFILSGEMAVAYFMAHASRGFLPLVNGGELAVLYSFVFLYLAVAGGGSWSVDHLLSRAKGGRNTAS